The following coding sequences lie in one Alloacidobacterium dinghuense genomic window:
- a CDS encoding segregation and condensation protein A, with protein MTDELKPGLPEETSDENPANLSSGSDMAEDSPGLKPSDDGAVSPGQKPGASTLSAEGELGGSEEQTPEKNPAKISHPAKRDMGHPGVESQASAEASSPSPSVPATAKKSAERSDKDKKEDSAFPFSVTVGRVYDGPLDLLLDLIRKQDIDIYDIPIAKITAQFLAYVEQLKATDVDTAGEFIYMASLLIHIKSKMLLPRSPIETVEGEEIDPRRELVARLLEHERFKNAAQMLSQKQLIEESTWSNPSLKEFRNDEGPEQEIAADTVDLVRVFREILDRLKERPVLDVEEDSVTVGQMIDYVRRRLITEDKPVALRKLLGHAKSERTLIAMFLALLELVRLQAILLRQEQNFSDIFVKKHADFERVINDRMNQMRDDWA; from the coding sequence ATGACGGACGAGTTGAAACCTGGTCTTCCTGAAGAGACGTCGGATGAGAATCCTGCGAACCTTTCGTCTGGTTCAGACATGGCCGAGGACAGCCCGGGGCTAAAGCCCTCTGATGACGGGGCTGTGTCTCCCGGGCAGAAGCCCGGGGCTTCTACCCTTTCCGCTGAGGGAGAATTGGGCGGTTCCGAGGAGCAAACACCGGAGAAAAATCCTGCGAAGATCTCACATCCCGCGAAGCGGGATATGGGGCACCCTGGTGTTGAGAGTCAGGCGTCGGCGGAGGCTTCGAGTCCATCTCCTTCTGTGCCCGCAACTGCAAAAAAGAGCGCAGAGAGGTCAGATAAAGACAAGAAGGAAGATAGCGCGTTTCCTTTTTCGGTTACCGTCGGCAGGGTGTATGACGGGCCGCTGGATCTGCTGCTGGATCTGATTCGCAAGCAGGATATTGATATCTACGACATTCCGATTGCGAAGATTACGGCGCAGTTTCTGGCGTATGTCGAGCAGCTGAAGGCTACTGACGTGGATACAGCGGGAGAGTTCATCTACATGGCGTCGCTGCTGATTCACATCAAAAGCAAGATGCTGTTGCCGCGTTCTCCAATCGAAACCGTCGAGGGCGAGGAGATCGATCCGCGGCGCGAACTGGTGGCGCGGCTGCTGGAGCATGAGCGCTTCAAGAATGCCGCGCAGATGCTGTCGCAGAAGCAGTTGATCGAGGAGTCGACGTGGTCGAACCCATCGCTCAAGGAGTTTCGCAACGACGAGGGGCCGGAGCAGGAGATTGCCGCGGACACGGTGGATCTGGTGCGCGTCTTCCGCGAGATTCTGGACCGTCTGAAAGAGCGGCCCGTGCTCGATGTAGAAGAAGACTCGGTGACCGTGGGGCAGATGATCGACTACGTGCGGCGGCGGCTGATTACTGAGGACAAACCGGTTGCGTTGCGAAAGCTCCTAGGCCACGCGAAGTCGGAGCGAACGCTGATTGCCATGTTTCTGGCGCTGCTTGAGCTCGTGCGTTTGCAGGCCATCCTGCTGCGTCAGGAGCAAAATTTCAGCGATATCTTTGTCAAGAAACATGCTGACTTTGAGCGTGTGATTAACGACCGGATGAATCAGATGCGGGATGACTGGGCGTAA
- a CDS encoding inorganic phosphate transporter has product MNKSPGLIGTLVFGAVLLGGVGYAGFHLANDLAGTRLESIWPYVLLGVALLIALGFEFVNGFHDTANAVATVIYTHSLEPNIAVVWSGMWNLIGVLTSSGGVAFSIITLLPVELILQVGKGAGFAMVFALLISAIIWNLSTWALGLPASSSHTLIGSIIGVGIMNQLMGGHNGTSGVDWTQVSNVFRVLLISPLVGFGCAALLLLLLKVLVKNPALYESPKGTEPPPFWIRGLLILTCTGVSFGHGSNDGQKGMGLIMLILIGTVPTAYALNHAIGFSQVPDFAAVSEQAAKVLSGYVSQNAVMDDARADLTEYIRTKQFTPTTALAARQLAIDISNEVQQYKSLAGIPGSQQQNARNDMYVESETLRLMAKSNTPAFSASDNAVLTNYKKHLDNATKFIPNWVKVAVALALGLGTMVGWKRIVVTVGEKIGKEHLTYAQGASAEIVAACTIIAADQFKMPVSTTHVLSSGIAGTMMANGSGLQLSTIRNIALAWVFTLPAAALLAGCIFWLLRQVVH; this is encoded by the coding sequence ATGAATAAGTCGCCCGGGCTGATCGGCACGCTGGTTTTTGGCGCAGTCCTGTTAGGCGGGGTAGGCTATGCCGGGTTTCATCTGGCGAACGACCTCGCGGGTACTCGCCTGGAAAGCATATGGCCGTATGTGCTGCTGGGAGTGGCGCTGCTGATTGCGCTGGGATTTGAGTTCGTCAACGGCTTTCATGACACGGCGAATGCCGTGGCCACGGTGATCTACACCCATTCGCTCGAACCGAATATTGCGGTGGTGTGGTCGGGAATGTGGAACCTGATCGGAGTGCTGACTTCGTCGGGCGGCGTTGCGTTCTCTATCATTACGCTGCTGCCGGTGGAGCTGATTCTGCAGGTGGGCAAGGGCGCGGGATTCGCAATGGTCTTCGCCCTGCTGATTTCGGCGATTATCTGGAACCTGAGCACCTGGGCTTTGGGTTTGCCGGCGTCGAGTTCGCACACTCTGATTGGCTCGATTATTGGCGTTGGCATCATGAACCAATTAATGGGCGGCCACAACGGCACGAGCGGCGTGGACTGGACGCAGGTGTCGAATGTGTTTCGCGTGCTGCTGATTTCGCCACTAGTGGGTTTTGGTTGCGCTGCGCTGCTTCTGTTGCTCCTGAAAGTTCTGGTTAAGAACCCGGCGCTGTATGAGTCGCCAAAAGGCACGGAGCCACCACCATTTTGGATTCGCGGGCTGCTGATTCTGACGTGCACGGGCGTAAGCTTCGGGCACGGATCGAATGATGGGCAGAAGGGCATGGGCCTGATCATGCTGATCCTGATTGGTACGGTACCGACGGCTTACGCATTGAACCATGCGATCGGCTTTTCCCAGGTGCCTGACTTTGCCGCCGTTTCGGAACAGGCCGCCAAAGTATTGAGCGGCTATGTCTCACAGAATGCGGTAATGGACGATGCACGTGCCGATCTGACGGAGTACATCCGCACCAAGCAGTTCACCCCAACTACGGCGCTGGCGGCGAGGCAGCTGGCCATCGATATCTCGAATGAGGTGCAGCAGTACAAATCGCTGGCGGGAATCCCGGGCAGTCAACAACAGAACGCCCGCAACGACATGTATGTAGAGAGCGAGACTTTGCGGCTGATGGCGAAGTCGAATACGCCGGCCTTCAGCGCTTCTGACAATGCCGTACTAACGAATTACAAGAAGCATCTGGATAACGCGACCAAGTTCATCCCCAATTGGGTGAAGGTGGCTGTGGCGTTGGCGCTGGGGCTGGGGACGATGGTCGGCTGGAAGCGCATTGTGGTGACCGTTGGCGAGAAGATCGGCAAGGAGCACCTGACGTATGCGCAGGGCGCCTCGGCCGAGATTGTGGCGGCTTGCACGATCATTGCTGCCGACCAGTTCAAGATGCCGGTGTCGACAACGCACGTTCTGTCCTCGGGCATTGCGGGAACGATGATGGCAAACGGGAGCGGGCTGCAACTTTCGACGATTCGGAATATCGCGCTGGCGTGGGTGTTTACGCTGCCTGCGGCGGCCCTGCTGGCTGGATGCATCTTCTGGCTGCTGCGGCAGGTTGTTCACTAA
- a CDS encoding TonB-dependent receptor, giving the protein MKYLAKISVGLFFLFSGLSAYAQFLSGVVGTVQDQSGAAIASATVTITDTRLGISKTTTTSDSGYFRFDSIAASTYTVRVEANGFTSWDQKDLVLQPGETRTLTPALTVGSATTNVTVTASAVSLDLVTPTTSSVVGSTTIQNTPLPGQNVYGLAALTPGMTGNAVTSGDNYTNEYAININAAGLRQEQNGYQIDGAYTNTPSRGGGSSISPNPSIVESMDIRTNDFDAQKGRNGGATADIFTKSGTNDFHGSIDYYFLNDSLSARTEFESKVPQFTRNEVGATFGGPIIKNKLFIFGAVDVLRSSTTSAGQYTVETQDFDNWATANLPNNIATQVLTTAPPLSFPTSNILTVGQIESSGFFAPPANIPAGMDALGTANISYSVPKDGYQWSVRGDYYLHQNDRIYVTGIRTYDTSVGATPRPALNNDLKNSSDFVNIDWTHTFSPKLLNEAGANIIRPYGSNLAAPSMTIPYVNVTGLQGFANWGPGNFTQQTLGWRDLMTANIKTHTLKFGFEQFNIRENDQQSGAFGRPTYNFNSLLDFVQDKALTESATPVNLNTRLQAPYERRYRGLYTGIFVQDSWKATSTFTFNAGIRYDMMSNFFSIYSPQLTKFTLGSGSTYNEQIANGITGLSNSTHVLNQNVWGLGPRIGFAWDVFGNGKTALRGGVGLFSDQPPYLHITDITAGNLPNYYTPSLDVRQGTPPVFQLCSPPSGFTEACPIVDTSNIVLNPAGGVVGQRASLGAYTPNYKLTKVESWTLSVQQELPYNMLFELNYSGSTARHLPIYNQDLNRFAGDLVVNKGKLTRLNPNFNQIQYATSDANSFGSYGSAMMARRFSHGIAFRGIYTWGKAMDILSNAGSLDSGAVTSNSNGGQSSGPIFTNGDYAGQRGRSDFDIRQQFSADGTWTVPNSYDARWKKALFGGWQFGGIWIMQTGQPFTVYTTASFNPVFDAAGNVVGNTGGDYNADGSNFDVPNVPSFGNHLAGQSRKAFLNGLFPASAFPGPALGTEGNLGRNTYDGPGYNNVNFTFEKLFHTPWFFGEKMQIEAKGEVTNLFNRANLWGMNSDLSNPTLFGHSTNQFPARYLQLHLRASF; this is encoded by the coding sequence ATGAAATATCTGGCGAAGATTTCTGTAGGGCTGTTTTTTCTCTTTAGCGGACTATCAGCGTATGCTCAATTCCTAAGCGGAGTTGTAGGTACGGTACAGGATCAAAGCGGGGCCGCGATTGCGAGCGCCACGGTCACCATTACCGACACCCGGCTCGGCATCAGCAAAACCACGACCACAAGCGACTCCGGATACTTCCGCTTCGACAGCATCGCGGCATCCACCTATACAGTCCGCGTCGAGGCGAACGGCTTTACCAGCTGGGACCAGAAAGACCTGGTTCTTCAGCCCGGCGAAACCCGTACATTGACACCTGCGCTCACGGTAGGGTCCGCAACCACGAATGTCACCGTCACCGCCTCTGCCGTATCACTCGACCTGGTCACCCCGACAACCTCATCCGTTGTCGGCTCGACCACAATACAGAACACGCCGTTACCGGGCCAAAACGTCTATGGACTGGCAGCGCTGACGCCGGGAATGACCGGCAATGCAGTGACATCGGGCGACAATTACACCAACGAATACGCCATCAACATCAATGCCGCCGGATTACGCCAGGAACAGAACGGATACCAGATCGACGGCGCATACACGAATACCCCCTCCAGGGGAGGTGGCAGTTCGATCTCACCAAACCCATCAATTGTCGAGTCCATGGACATTCGGACGAACGACTTCGATGCGCAGAAAGGGCGCAATGGCGGCGCTACTGCCGACATTTTCACGAAATCGGGCACGAACGACTTCCACGGCAGCATCGACTACTACTTTCTCAATGACTCCTTGTCGGCTCGAACGGAATTCGAGTCCAAGGTCCCGCAGTTCACGCGGAACGAGGTAGGCGCAACTTTTGGCGGCCCTATCATCAAGAACAAATTGTTTATTTTTGGCGCCGTCGATGTGCTTCGCTCCAGCACTACGAGCGCCGGTCAGTACACCGTCGAGACCCAGGATTTCGACAACTGGGCGACGGCTAATCTTCCCAATAACATTGCCACGCAGGTGCTTACCACCGCACCTCCTCTCAGCTTTCCGACCAGCAATATATTGACCGTAGGGCAGATCGAATCTTCCGGCTTCTTCGCTCCTCCAGCCAATATCCCGGCTGGCATGGATGCGCTTGGCACCGCCAACATCAGCTATTCTGTACCCAAGGACGGATATCAGTGGAGCGTTCGTGGCGACTACTACCTCCATCAGAATGATCGTATCTACGTAACCGGAATCCGAACTTACGACACCTCAGTCGGCGCCACACCGCGCCCAGCCCTGAATAACGACCTGAAGAATAGCTCGGATTTTGTGAACATTGACTGGACACATACATTCTCGCCGAAGCTGCTCAACGAAGCGGGCGCGAACATCATACGTCCATACGGCTCCAACCTGGCCGCTCCCTCGATGACCATACCGTATGTCAACGTCACCGGGCTGCAAGGCTTCGCGAACTGGGGACCTGGGAACTTTACCCAGCAAACACTGGGCTGGCGCGATCTTATGACCGCGAACATTAAAACCCACACTTTGAAATTCGGCTTCGAGCAATTCAATATCCGCGAAAACGATCAGCAAAGCGGTGCTTTCGGCCGGCCTACATACAATTTCAACAGTCTGCTCGACTTTGTTCAGGACAAGGCGCTGACTGAATCCGCAACTCCGGTAAATCTCAATACGCGTCTACAGGCTCCCTACGAGCGCCGCTATCGCGGCCTTTACACTGGCATATTCGTTCAGGACAGCTGGAAGGCCACATCTACATTTACTTTCAACGCCGGCATCCGCTACGACATGATGTCGAATTTCTTCTCTATCTATAGCCCGCAGCTAACCAAATTTACCCTCGGATCAGGATCCACATATAACGAGCAAATCGCCAACGGCATTACTGGCCTGTCAAACAGCACTCATGTCCTCAATCAAAACGTCTGGGGCTTGGGACCACGTATCGGGTTTGCCTGGGATGTCTTTGGCAATGGCAAGACTGCGTTGCGCGGCGGTGTTGGCCTGTTTTCAGACCAGCCGCCTTACCTGCATATCACCGACATTACTGCCGGCAATTTACCGAACTACTACACACCATCGCTTGATGTGCGCCAGGGAACGCCACCCGTCTTCCAACTCTGTAGTCCACCATCAGGGTTCACCGAGGCTTGCCCGATTGTGGATACCAGCAATATCGTGTTGAACCCCGCGGGCGGCGTGGTTGGCCAGAGAGCGAGTCTCGGGGCATACACGCCAAACTACAAACTCACCAAAGTCGAAAGCTGGACGCTGAGCGTCCAACAGGAACTGCCGTACAACATGCTGTTCGAGCTCAACTATTCAGGGTCTACGGCGCGCCATCTCCCAATTTATAACCAGGACCTCAACCGTTTCGCCGGAGATCTGGTCGTTAATAAGGGGAAGTTGACACGTCTCAATCCGAACTTTAACCAGATCCAGTACGCAACCTCGGACGCGAATTCCTTCGGGAGTTATGGATCTGCCATGATGGCGCGACGCTTCTCTCACGGGATCGCATTCCGGGGCATCTATACCTGGGGCAAGGCGATGGATATTCTCAGCAACGCCGGCTCATTGGATAGCGGAGCCGTCACGAGCAATTCTAATGGAGGCCAGTCGAGTGGTCCGATCTTTACGAATGGAGATTATGCAGGGCAACGCGGCCGGTCTGATTTCGATATTCGTCAGCAATTCTCCGCAGATGGAACCTGGACTGTGCCCAACTCCTACGATGCCAGGTGGAAGAAGGCACTTTTCGGCGGATGGCAGTTTGGCGGCATATGGATCATGCAAACAGGTCAGCCCTTCACCGTGTACACCACTGCTTCATTCAATCCGGTCTTCGATGCTGCTGGCAATGTCGTCGGCAATACTGGCGGCGACTATAACGCTGACGGTTCTAACTTCGACGTTCCCAACGTACCTTCTTTCGGCAACCACCTTGCAGGACAGTCCAGAAAAGCCTTTCTTAACGGGCTTTTCCCTGCGTCTGCATTCCCTGGCCCCGCATTGGGCACGGAAGGCAATCTCGGCCGAAATACTTACGATGGACCCGGCTACAACAACGTCAACTTCACATTTGAGAAGCTCTTTCATACTCCCTGGTTCTTCGGAGAGAAGATGCAGATCGAAGCCAAGGGAGAAGTCACGAACCTTTTCAATCGCGCCAATCTCTGGGGTATGAATTCGGATTTATCCAACCCAACATTGTTTGGCCATTCTACCAATCAGTTCCCGGCACGTTATCTCCAGCTTCATCTGCGTGCCAGTTTTTGA
- a CDS encoding pseudouridine synthase, translated as MSAPIRLQKIIAQAGIVSRRKAEELILDGRVQVNGQTVTELGTKADPERDHIRVDGKLLHGAQQQRYLMLNKPKGYVTTASDPEGRPTVMKFVERAGVRVFPVGRLDYQSEGLLLMTNDGELANALTRAAAKVEKIYLVKISGKPNEAGLDQLRSGIMIERGKPGLREGRVMTAPAKIRLMRDAENPWYEVTLIEGRNREIRKMFEEIGHHVEKIRRVGYGPLVLDIPPGEVRELSADEVEALRRAVRAKSASPSARAPKKRARGHSSVGPAPKRRAAKSTRPRAKADPSR; from the coding sequence ATGAGCGCGCCGATTCGGCTGCAGAAGATTATTGCCCAGGCGGGCATTGTCTCGCGACGCAAGGCAGAGGAACTGATTCTTGACGGGCGCGTGCAGGTGAATGGGCAGACCGTCACCGAGCTTGGCACCAAAGCTGATCCGGAACGCGACCATATTCGCGTAGACGGCAAGCTGCTGCACGGCGCGCAGCAGCAGCGCTACCTGATGCTGAATAAACCCAAGGGCTATGTGACGACGGCGAGCGATCCCGAAGGACGACCGACGGTGATGAAGTTCGTCGAGCGCGCCGGCGTGCGCGTCTTTCCTGTGGGCCGGCTCGATTATCAGAGTGAAGGCCTGCTGCTGATGACCAATGACGGTGAGTTGGCCAATGCTCTGACGAGGGCAGCGGCGAAGGTTGAGAAAATCTACCTGGTAAAAATCAGCGGCAAGCCGAACGAGGCCGGACTCGACCAGCTGCGTTCGGGGATCATGATTGAGCGCGGAAAGCCGGGTTTGCGCGAGGGGCGCGTGATGACGGCTCCGGCGAAGATCCGATTGATGCGCGATGCGGAGAATCCCTGGTACGAAGTGACTTTGATCGAGGGACGGAATCGGGAGATTCGCAAGATGTTCGAGGAGATCGGGCATCACGTGGAGAAGATTCGGCGCGTGGGCTATGGGCCGCTTGTACTGGATATTCCCCCGGGCGAAGTGCGGGAGCTTTCAGCGGACGAGGTAGAAGCGCTGCGGCGGGCTGTTCGGGCTAAGAGCGCAAGTCCTTCTGCGCGCGCGCCAAAGAAACGTGCCCGAGGGCATTCCAGTGTCGGCCCTGCGCCAAAGAGGCGTGCCGCTAAAAGCACAAGGCCGCGCGCTAAAGCTGATCCGTCTCGCTAG
- the scpB gene encoding SMC-Scp complex subunit ScpB: MSLKAKIEAVIYAAEEPVTLAQLAGLFGDEALEEKRAREAAARVIEPANEVSVVLTTESVGPDDGAVPAEAIAQVVEEEYSAPLTVEEAAVMAAQASEEGVTVVEAVVEQEPDSTPPEDDKRAARLRDREVRDELRRVVGELIADYAESDRGMEIREIAGGYRVGTKPEYHDAVRGFVKSLKPPMKLSLQALETLAVIAYKQPVTAPEVGEIRGVDSAGVIGSLISRKLITTAGRKQVIGRPILYKTTKEFLLRFGLKDVNELPSIEEFEKMAAGELSEPEELPFEESVAVPNEEGIVEAAADEPADEEESEAQEEAKAHAAVEMADESEDELEDFPGVAVELEVEGEEAEIINEATAEEHAEYKP, from the coding sequence ATGAGCCTAAAAGCAAAAATTGAAGCGGTGATTTACGCCGCAGAAGAGCCGGTAACGCTGGCGCAACTGGCTGGCCTGTTCGGCGATGAGGCCCTGGAGGAGAAACGCGCGCGGGAAGCGGCTGCGCGTGTGATTGAGCCTGCCAATGAAGTGTCGGTGGTGCTCACCACGGAAAGCGTTGGGCCTGATGATGGCGCCGTTCCGGCTGAAGCCATCGCCCAGGTTGTCGAGGAAGAGTACTCGGCTCCATTGACGGTGGAAGAAGCGGCTGTCATGGCGGCGCAGGCTTCCGAAGAAGGTGTGACGGTTGTTGAGGCCGTGGTTGAGCAGGAGCCGGATTCGACGCCGCCCGAGGACGACAAGCGCGCGGCACGTCTACGGGATCGCGAAGTGCGAGACGAGCTGCGGCGCGTGGTTGGTGAGCTGATCGCCGATTACGCCGAGAGCGATCGCGGCATGGAGATTCGCGAGATTGCCGGCGGCTATCGCGTAGGCACGAAGCCCGAGTATCACGACGCGGTGCGCGGATTTGTGAAGAGCCTGAAGCCGCCGATGAAGCTGTCTCTTCAGGCATTGGAGACGCTGGCGGTGATTGCCTATAAGCAGCCGGTGACAGCGCCGGAGGTGGGCGAGATTCGCGGCGTGGACTCGGCGGGCGTGATTGGGTCGCTGATCAGCCGCAAGCTGATTACGACTGCAGGCCGCAAGCAGGTGATCGGCAGGCCGATTCTCTACAAGACGACCAAGGAATTTCTGCTGCGCTTTGGATTGAAGGACGTGAACGAGCTGCCATCGATTGAGGAGTTCGAAAAGATGGCGGCGGGCGAGCTGTCTGAGCCGGAAGAATTGCCCTTCGAAGAGAGCGTGGCTGTTCCGAACGAAGAAGGGATCGTTGAAGCGGCGGCAGACGAGCCGGCTGATGAAGAGGAATCCGAGGCCCAGGAGGAAGCCAAGGCTCATGCGGCAGTCGAGATGGCGGATGAGAGTGAGGATGAGCTGGAAGATTTTCCCGGCGTCGCTGTCGAACTGGAGGTTGAGGGCGAAGAGGCTGAGATTATCAACGAAGCCACGGCCGAAGAGCACGCGGAATACAAGCCATGA
- a CDS encoding TIM-barrel domain-containing protein: MRSCFRWGLLAALQAVMFGGVAIAQNHPLVFERDGRVISLVPYAPNVLRVTISTDKTAATGGPGYGIVATPSAEGWTHERDAEGNDVFRSAQMVVRIAPGDQPNDKLPQPMPLDALNNQLREHYFGGRPNPYAPHNDAVLVTAADGKPLLHMRTWTMAPERAEVAQTDTATEKGYRVAAIFDSPADEHYYGLGQQQKGWMDLRDHEIHCWHEYSAIGGQDVCVPFMISSRGYGLVWDNPSKTTVDLGFNGQNVWSSEVGSRVSYFVIAGQTSDEIYEGYRLLTGVTHMLPRAVYGYIQSKAIYPTQQQILDVAKTYREKKLPLDVVVVDFLNMTKQGELDLDPKRWPDPAAMNQELHAMDVRTLLSVWPHFAPGTQFYDMLLNKGWLVHTRDGKPDSGTFKDAIGPNIDTTNPDAAKWFWEKIRDRYVKPYGFDYIWLDETEPDVDPAKDVFSIGSGTRFYNAYPLFHTASVYEGFRRDFGDSRRVMILARAAYLGAQRNGTVFWSSDIISTWDMLKRSVPAGLNFTASGLPYWDTDIAGFFSPAIPAGYHAAHKPLIDGSDVRENIGNYEDYPELFVRWFEWASFQPVMRAHGERMHNEVWSYGKQAEPILAKYLKLRYQLLPYTYSVAYQSYQTGAPYIRALFMDFPADPKAADIPDEYMYGPAFLVAPVTEQGATHRTVYLPAGCDWYNYWTNERVHGGQTIVADAPIDTLPLFVRAGSIVPVGSEVQSAQQSQTIASVRVYPGASGSFTLFQDDGATYTYEKTGGSVTKLMWDDAEHQLKHEGASAWAGTDESVVQVVGR; the protein is encoded by the coding sequence ATGAGGTCGTGTTTTCGATGGGGCTTGTTAGCAGCGCTCCAGGCGGTAATGTTTGGTGGAGTAGCAATAGCCCAGAATCATCCCCTCGTATTTGAGCGCGATGGACGGGTGATCTCACTGGTTCCTTACGCTCCCAATGTTTTACGGGTCACCATCAGCACCGATAAAACTGCCGCGACCGGAGGGCCGGGATACGGGATCGTGGCAACACCATCAGCGGAGGGATGGACACATGAGCGCGATGCGGAAGGCAATGATGTCTTCCGATCAGCGCAGATGGTGGTGCGCATTGCGCCCGGTGATCAGCCGAATGACAAGCTGCCACAGCCGATGCCTCTGGATGCGCTCAATAACCAGTTGCGCGAGCATTACTTTGGAGGAAGACCGAATCCATACGCTCCACATAATGACGCAGTTCTAGTAACAGCGGCGGATGGCAAGCCGCTATTGCATATGCGCACGTGGACGATGGCCCCGGAAAGAGCGGAAGTAGCTCAGACCGACACTGCTACCGAAAAGGGCTACCGGGTGGCGGCCATCTTTGACTCACCTGCCGACGAGCACTACTACGGACTAGGGCAGCAGCAAAAAGGCTGGATGGACCTGCGGGATCATGAAATTCACTGTTGGCATGAATATTCAGCAATCGGCGGCCAGGATGTGTGTGTGCCTTTCATGATTTCCAGCCGTGGGTATGGCCTCGTATGGGACAACCCATCGAAGACGACCGTGGACTTGGGATTCAACGGCCAGAATGTATGGTCGTCGGAGGTTGGAAGCCGCGTATCGTATTTCGTCATAGCGGGGCAGACCAGCGATGAGATTTACGAAGGCTATCGGCTCCTGACCGGTGTGACGCACATGTTGCCGAGAGCGGTTTACGGATACATCCAAAGCAAGGCGATCTACCCGACACAGCAACAGATTCTGGACGTCGCGAAAACGTATCGCGAGAAGAAGCTGCCACTCGATGTTGTAGTGGTGGACTTTTTGAACATGACAAAGCAGGGCGAACTCGATCTCGATCCAAAGCGCTGGCCCGATCCGGCGGCGATGAATCAGGAACTGCATGCGATGGATGTCAGGACTCTGCTTAGCGTATGGCCACACTTTGCACCCGGCACGCAGTTCTACGACATGCTTTTAAACAAAGGCTGGCTCGTTCATACGCGAGACGGAAAGCCGGACTCCGGAACCTTCAAGGATGCGATCGGGCCTAACATCGATACAACCAATCCCGACGCAGCGAAGTGGTTCTGGGAGAAGATTCGCGACCGGTATGTAAAGCCGTACGGATTCGATTACATCTGGCTCGATGAAACGGAGCCGGATGTTGACCCAGCGAAAGATGTCTTCTCCATCGGCTCGGGAACGCGCTTCTATAACGCCTATCCACTGTTTCACACGGCTTCGGTGTACGAAGGTTTCCGGCGAGATTTCGGAGACAGTCGGCGGGTCATGATCCTGGCGCGAGCCGCGTACCTCGGCGCACAGCGCAACGGCACGGTCTTCTGGTCGAGCGATATCATTTCGACCTGGGACATGTTGAAGCGCTCCGTTCCCGCAGGACTGAACTTTACCGCAAGCGGGCTCCCCTATTGGGACACCGACATCGCGGGCTTCTTTTCGCCGGCGATCCCGGCCGGCTATCACGCAGCACATAAGCCGCTGATCGATGGATCGGACGTACGCGAGAACATTGGGAACTACGAAGACTATCCCGAATTGTTTGTGCGCTGGTTCGAATGGGCCTCGTTTCAGCCAGTCATGCGGGCGCACGGAGAGAGGATGCACAACGAAGTCTGGTCATACGGCAAGCAGGCTGAGCCGATTCTCGCGAAGTATCTGAAGTTGCGTTACCAGCTTCTTCCCTATACCTACTCCGTTGCGTATCAGAGCTATCAGACCGGCGCTCCGTATATCAGGGCTTTGTTCATGGACTTCCCGGCAGATCCCAAAGCTGCGGATATTCCGGATGAATATATGTATGGACCGGCTTTCCTTGTTGCTCCTGTAACCGAGCAAGGCGCGACGCACAGGACGGTTTACCTTCCGGCAGGCTGTGATTGGTACAACTACTGGACGAATGAGCGGGTGCACGGTGGGCAGACGATTGTGGCTGATGCTCCGATCGATACCCTGCCTCTCTTTGTACGGGCGGGGAGTATTGTGCCGGTGGGCTCTGAGGTGCAAAGCGCACAGCAGTCACAGACAATTGCGTCGGTCAGGGTGTATCCGGGCGCGAGTGGAAGCTTTACTCTCTTTCAGGACGACGGCGCGACCTATACATATGAAAAGACCGGCGGCTCCGTCACGAAGCTAATGTGGGACGACGCTGAGCATCAGCTAAAGCACGAAGGTGCCTCGGCTTGGGCCGGAACTGATGAGTCGGTGGTGCAGGTGGTAGGCAGGTAG